GCCGTCTTACGGAAATTACAAAAATCGATGCGATAACTCGGGAGTGGGAATGCGACAAGCATCTTCTTTGCCAAACCAACGGTAGCGGTTTTTGGCGATGAAATCGTAGATCAGATCGCGGAGAAAAGGAGGAATAATGATGAAAGCATACAGCATTGGCCAGCCACCGGAAAGCTTTCGAGCCACACGTAAAGCAGCCGTACTTTTTCTATAAAAGCGATCCCCTTCAATCAACACAATGGAATTCAATTGGCTCGGATCGTCTCCTATTTTTTGCACTTGATCCTGTCCAAAATCAGATTGTAGAGACGCAAACTTGAAATGCTGCTGTGTGTCACGATCAATCACAAAGTTGACCGACGAATTGCAGAGGTTACAAACTCCATCAAACAAAATGACTTGTTCCTTATCAGCCATCACCTAAGAATTTGAACCCATCCATTCAATGTGATCTGATCTTCACTGGCAGCAAGCACATCATATTGCACTTCTGCAGAATAGAAATATACCCCAGCAGGCAGATCACTGCCATCATTAGATTTTCCATTCCAATTGATCAAAATACCGGTCTCGGCATCTTCGGAACTATCGTAATCAAAAATGGTCTTACCATTTCGATCAAAAACCATAAACACCACCTGCTCGATGAATCTCGGACAATCATTGTTATCAAATCCACTGATTGGAGATGAGGGATTGCTAAAGAAAGGTGTAAACAGGTCGTTTTTCCCATCATTGTTCGGCGTGAACACATTGGGTAATGTAAAATTCGGACAATTGTCGACACATATCTCTTCAGTCAATTCACTCTCGTTTCCTGAACGATCCAGCGCAGAAATGCGATAGCATCCCTTGAAAGAACTCAGGTTGTCATGGGTAAAGAATTGATCCACGACATTGGCTACTACAGCATAATCTTCTTCTAGTCCCGTAGGCGAAAAATAGATATTGTAACTTTCAATATCATCGTCACACCCTTCGGCCGGATCAGCCTCCCAGGCCAGGTTGTTCTCGAAACTGTTTCGTGTACAGGAAGCCCCCAATAATCGGGACTCACAATCTACATTGTCATTTAAGCGCACCGATATTGGCTCACATGGAGGAATGATATCACTGGGCTGTGCACAAAGAATTTGAGATCTGTTGATCAAAGGTTCCGGGATGAGCGGGCTGTTGTCGTATGCTCCGAAGGTCGTTACGAAATAACAATATTCCGTGTCTTCATCCAGTGCAACTCCATTAAAAGAGCCATCATCTAAATAAGTAAAGCCTCCACCTGCTACACGAACTGAATCGATTAGCACAATCTCTGTGGCGTCCGAAAGCACGTTGTTTCTATAAATGTAGTGATAAGGATAATCCTGAATATTGTTGCTCCATGGGACATTCGCCGACCAATCCATTTCAATGGAATTGACACTCGGAGAAAGTTCCAAACGAACGGAAGAAGCAATAGCTGAAGAATCCACAAAAGTCCCACCACCATCAAACAAGGCCACGCGATAGCTATAGCCACGAATCAACGTATTGATGCCTGAATCAGCAAAAGACGTGTCGGTCAGATTGCTGGCTATTAATTCTGGCGTTCCTGTCAAGCCTAATCCAGGAGCTCTGAACAGATCATATCGATAAGGTGGTGGAAATTGCCCATCGTTGATCTCATAAGGAGGCGTCCATCGTACAATGATCTCTCCATCTTCTCCGGTCCGATTCACATCCACATTGGTCATGACCGGACTGTCGGCTTCCAGCGTTAAACAAATCTCTTCAGAAGCGTAACTCGTACCACCTTCAGGCAATGGAAATTTTGCCACCAGGCGATAGCAGTATTTCGCCCCAGGAGCAAGGCCTCTACCTCTATCATCATCCAGATAACTGGTATTAAATGCAGGTATTTCTTCTATGAGCTGATATCCTGAGTTTTCAGGAATACCCACCAAACAATCATCGGCGACGAATCCAAAGTCTCCCACCCTACGCCAAACCTGAATGGTCTGTGCATTGGGACAGGAATAACTGTCCCAATCAAGCTGGATAGACCTTCCAGAACCTGCAACTGCTCCCAGTCCCGTTGGTGCCGGACCGACTACCGTGATTTCCCATGAGCCAAATTCAACCAGTGATGGTCCTACTTTCTCACCAAATTGATTGACAGGATCATCAGTCACTTTGAATTGTACGGTGTAAGGTGCGTCTCTTACGTGCCCACAAACCGTACTCCATGAGAAATCCAATTCTGCAGGTGGGGTCTGAAACAATGGCGGATCAGGAATGACCGATGCAGGAGAAAGCACTTCAAACGGACCACCAAAAGCTTCCAGACGAACTTGATGGCCATCAGGATCGGTGCCGAAGATGGTTTCTTCCACCAATTCTCCCGCCTCAACGCATATCGGATCAGGAACTTCTAATTCAGGTCGCTCATTATCGCCATCGGTAATGATGATTTGCATATCCCTGGTCACGAAGCCCAGCCGGACCGGTGTTCCGAGAATATTTCGCCATTCCTCTACGACAAAAGCAATGTTGTATTCTGCACAATTCGTTGCTCCTTCCGGGCAATCGCTTCCCGAGAGATTCAAAAAGTCTCCCGGCGCATCCCAGGTGAGTGTACCGGTTATTTCATCTATGGTAAATGTAGCTTCGTCACCTCCCTCACTCGCAATAGCCCAGGCTGGTTCGTTGTAAAAAGAAGGATCCGCTGGGAAACGGTAATCAGTTACGATCACGTCTCTCGCTTGCTTAGGTCGAACCAATCTGAATACAAGGCTATCCCCATCTTCGTCAAAGGCCCCGGGATTGTGTACAAATCGTACGCCGGTCAAACCATCATCAATTGGCGGAACAGTAAGCACAGGCGTATTATTGATACCGATCAAAGGATCGATTACAATCTGAGTCTCGACGTAAAAGGCCGTATTTACGGAATTGGCCATGTTGGCAATCCCGGCATTTCTAAAATCTTCCTGATAGCTTACAGTATAAGCTGAAGGTGCCTGATAAGTATGTATGACTCGAAATTCGGCACGAACAATGTT
This DNA window, taken from Cytophagales bacterium, encodes the following:
- a CDS encoding gliding motility-associated C-terminal domain-containing protein, whose amino-acid sequence is MNFIKIRIKKRIASLLALLLCTAFVTELRATHIRAGEIIARRIDNLALTFEFTFIGYRDTESGIQFGNGIFDFGDGNFSEADFRITEIQIAPNIVRAEFRVIHTYQAPSAYTVSYQEDFRNAGIANMANSVNTAFYVETQIVIDPLIGINNTPVLTVPPIDDGLTGVRFVHNPGAFDEDGDSLVFRLVRPKQARDVIVTDYRFPADPSFYNEPAWAIASEGGDEATFTIDEITGTLTWDAPGDFLNLSGSDCPEGATNCAEYNIAFVVEEWRNILGTPVRLGFVTRDMQIIITDGDNERPELEVPDPICVEAGELVEETIFGTDPDGHQVRLEAFGGPFEVLSPASVIPDPPLFQTPPAELDFSWSTVCGHVRDAPYTVQFKVTDDPVNQFGEKVGPSLVEFGSWEITVVGPAPTGLGAVAGSGRSIQLDWDSYSCPNAQTIQVWRRVGDFGFVADDCLVGIPENSGYQLIEEIPAFNTSYLDDDRGRGLAPGAKYCYRLVAKFPLPEGGTSYASEEICLTLEADSPVMTNVDVNRTGEDGEIIVRWTPPYEINDGQFPPPYRYDLFRAPGLGLTGTPELIASNLTDTSFADSGINTLIRGYSYRVALFDGGGTFVDSSAIASSVRLELSPSVNSIEMDWSANVPWSNNIQDYPYHYIYRNNVLSDATEIVLIDSVRVAGGGFTYLDDGSFNGVALDEDTEYCYFVTTFGAYDNSPLIPEPLINRSQILCAQPSDIIPPCEPISVRLNDNVDCESRLLGASCTRNSFENNLAWEADPAEGCDDDIESYNIYFSPTGLEEDYAVVANVVDQFFTHDNLSSFKGCYRISALDRSGNESELTEEICVDNCPNFTLPNVFTPNNDGKNDLFTPFFSNPSSPISGFDNNDCPRFIEQVVFMVFDRNGKTIFDYDSSEDAETGILINWNGKSNDGSDLPAGVYFYSAEVQYDVLAASEDQITLNGWVQILR
- a CDS encoding thiol-disulfide oxidoreductase DCC family protein encodes the protein MADKEQVILFDGVCNLCNSSVNFVIDRDTQQHFKFASLQSDFGQDQVQKIGDDPSQLNSIVLIEGDRFYRKSTAALRVARKLSGGWPMLYAFIIIPPFLRDLIYDFIAKNRYRWFGKEDACRIPTPELSHRFL